From Ailuropoda melanoleuca isolate Jingjing chromosome 17, ASM200744v2, whole genome shotgun sequence, the proteins below share one genomic window:
- the SAT2 gene encoding diamine acetyltransferase 2 isoform X2 has product MASVRIREAEEGDCGHILRLIRELAEYEKLSDQVKISEEGPRMVGYGLYYFTYSTWKGRNVYLEDIYVTPEYRGQGIGSKIIQKVAQVALDQGCSQFRLAVLDWNHRAMALYKALGAQDMTETEGWHAFRFEGEAMRKLAGK; this is encoded by the exons ATGGCCTCCGTGCGGATCCGCGAGGCCGAGGAGGGAGACTGTGGACATATCTTGAGGCTGATTCGG GAACTGGCCGAGTACGAGAAACTCTCGGACCAGGTGAAGATCAGCGAAGAAG GGCCCCGTATGGTGGGTTATGGGCTGTATTACTTCACCTACAGCACTTGGAAGGGGCGTAACGTTTACCTGGAGGACATCTACGTGACGCCGGAATATCGGG GTCAGGGGATTGGCTCAAAAATAATCCAGAAGGTGGCTCAG GTGGCCCTGGATCAGGGCTGTTCCCAGTTCCGCCTCGCAGTCCTGGACTGGAACCACAGGGCCATGGCCTTGTACAAGGCCCTAGGAGCCCAGGATATGACCGAAACTGAGGGCTGGCACGCCTTTCGGTTCGAGGGAGAGGCCATGAGGAAGTTGGCGGGAAAGTGA
- the SHBG gene encoding sex hormone-binding globulin isoform X2 — protein MTFDFTKIRKSSSSFELRTWDPEGVIFYGDTNPKDDWFVLGLRDGRSEIQLHNQMAQLTVGAGPRLDDGRWHQVEVKILEDSLVLNVDGEEVLRLRQVSGPLASKPQPIVRIAVGGLLFPVSSLHLPLVPALDGCLRRGNWLDPQAQTSGSAPTSSLRSCTVQSQPGTFFPPGTRAEFNLQDIPQPHAEPWAFSLDLGLQLAAGSGPLLALGTPENPSQLSLHLQDQKVVLSSGSGPELELPLVLGLRLRLKLAVSGVVLSQGSEKEILALPASDLASLLKLWVQPLGRLFLGAPPGEASASFCLDGLWAQGQKLDMDRALGRSQDIWTHSCPQGPNNGTDTAH, from the exons ATGACTTTTGACTTCACCAAGATCAGGAA AAGCTCTTCCTCCTTTGAGCTTCGAACCTGGGATCCAGAGGGAGTGATTTTTTATGGTGATACCAACCCAAAGGATGACTGGTTTGTGCTAGGACTTCGAGACGGCAGGTCTGAGATCCAGCTACACAATCAGATGGCCCAGCTCACAGTGGGCGCCGGGCCCCGGCTGGACGATGGCAGATGGCACCAG gTGGAAGTGAAGATCCTTGAGGACTCACTGGTGCTGAATGTGGATGGGGAGGAAGTGTTGCGCCTGAGACAGGTCTCTGGGCCTCTGGCCAGCAAACCCCAGCCCATCGTCAGAATTGCGGTGGGGGGGCTCCTGTTCCCCGTCTCCAGCCTCCATTTGCCG CTGGTCCCTGCCCTGGATGGCTGCCTGCGCCGGGGTAACTGGCTGGACCCACAGGCCCAGACCTCGGGGTCAGCCCCTACTAGCAGCCTCAGGAGCTGTACCGTCCAGTCCCAGCCCGGGACCTTCTTCCCTCCCGGGACTCGTGCAGAATTCAATCTCCAAG ACATCCCCCAGCCTCATGCAGAGCCCTGGGCCTTCTCTCTGGACCTGGGACTCCAGCTGGCAGCAGGCTCTGGCCCCCTCCTTGCCCTTGGGACCCCAGAAAACCCTTCTCAGCTCAGCCTCCACCTCCAAGATCAA AAGGTGGTGCTGTCCTCTGGGTCGGGGCCAGAGCTGGAGCTGCCCCTGGTCTTGGGACTCCGTCTCCGGCTGAAGCTGGCTGTGTCCGGGGTGGTCTTGAGCCAGGGGTCTGAGAAGGAGATCCTTGCTCTGCCTGCCTCGGACCTTGCCTCCCTCCTCAAGCTCTGGGTCCAGCCGCTGGGGCGCCTCTTCCTGGGGGCTCCGCCAG GAGAGGCTTCCGCCTCCTTTTGCTTGGATGGCCTTTGGGCACAAGGCCAGAAGCTGGACATGGACCGGGCCCTGGGCAGAAGTCAGGACATCTGGACACACAGCTGTCCCCAGGGCCCGAACAATGGCACCGACACCGCGCATTAA
- the SHBG gene encoding sex hormone-binding globulin isoform X1, with amino-acid sequence MECRGPLATSGWLSLLLLLLPPPGHQGRAPRHGLSTQRVQDPPAVHLSNGSGQGPITIMTFDFTKIRKSSSSFELRTWDPEGVIFYGDTNPKDDWFVLGLRDGRSEIQLHNQMAQLTVGAGPRLDDGRWHQVEVKILEDSLVLNVDGEEVLRLRQVSGPLASKPQPIVRIAVGGLLFPVSSLHLPLVPALDGCLRRGNWLDPQAQTSGSAPTSSLRSCTVQSQPGTFFPPGTRAEFNLQDIPQPHAEPWAFSLDLGLQLAAGSGPLLALGTPENPSQLSLHLQDQKVVLSSGSGPELELPLVLGLRLRLKLAVSGVVLSQGSEKEILALPASDLASLLKLWVQPLGRLFLGAPPGEASASFCLDGLWAQGQKLDMDRALGRSQDIWTHSCPQGPNNGTDTAH; translated from the exons ATGGAGTGCAGAGGCCCACTGGCCACATCTGGGTGGCTGTCGCTGCTTCTGTTGCTGCTACCACCTCCCGGCCACCAGGGACGGGCCCCGAGACATGGTCTCTCCACCCAG AGGGTCCAGGACCCCCCTGCCGTGCACCTCAGCAATGGCTCAGGACAAGGGCCTATCACCATCATGACTTTTGACTTCACCAAGATCAGGAA AAGCTCTTCCTCCTTTGAGCTTCGAACCTGGGATCCAGAGGGAGTGATTTTTTATGGTGATACCAACCCAAAGGATGACTGGTTTGTGCTAGGACTTCGAGACGGCAGGTCTGAGATCCAGCTACACAATCAGATGGCCCAGCTCACAGTGGGCGCCGGGCCCCGGCTGGACGATGGCAGATGGCACCAG gTGGAAGTGAAGATCCTTGAGGACTCACTGGTGCTGAATGTGGATGGGGAGGAAGTGTTGCGCCTGAGACAGGTCTCTGGGCCTCTGGCCAGCAAACCCCAGCCCATCGTCAGAATTGCGGTGGGGGGGCTCCTGTTCCCCGTCTCCAGCCTCCATTTGCCG CTGGTCCCTGCCCTGGATGGCTGCCTGCGCCGGGGTAACTGGCTGGACCCACAGGCCCAGACCTCGGGGTCAGCCCCTACTAGCAGCCTCAGGAGCTGTACCGTCCAGTCCCAGCCCGGGACCTTCTTCCCTCCCGGGACTCGTGCAGAATTCAATCTCCAAG ACATCCCCCAGCCTCATGCAGAGCCCTGGGCCTTCTCTCTGGACCTGGGACTCCAGCTGGCAGCAGGCTCTGGCCCCCTCCTTGCCCTTGGGACCCCAGAAAACCCTTCTCAGCTCAGCCTCCACCTCCAAGATCAA AAGGTGGTGCTGTCCTCTGGGTCGGGGCCAGAGCTGGAGCTGCCCCTGGTCTTGGGACTCCGTCTCCGGCTGAAGCTGGCTGTGTCCGGGGTGGTCTTGAGCCAGGGGTCTGAGAAGGAGATCCTTGCTCTGCCTGCCTCGGACCTTGCCTCCCTCCTCAAGCTCTGGGTCCAGCCGCTGGGGCGCCTCTTCCTGGGGGCTCCGCCAG GAGAGGCTTCCGCCTCCTTTTGCTTGGATGGCCTTTGGGCACAAGGCCAGAAGCTGGACATGGACCGGGCCCTGGGCAGAAGTCAGGACATCTGGACACACAGCTGTCCCCAGGGCCCGAACAATGGCACCGACACCGCGCATTAA
- the SAT2 gene encoding diamine acetyltransferase 2 isoform X1: MASVRIREAEEGDCGHILRLIRELAEYEKLSDQVKISEEALRADGFGENPSYRCLVAEVFSAPGEPQGPRMVGYGLYYFTYSTWKGRNVYLEDIYVTPEYRGQGIGSKIIQKVAQVALDQGCSQFRLAVLDWNHRAMALYKALGAQDMTETEGWHAFRFEGEAMRKLAGK, encoded by the exons ATGGCCTCCGTGCGGATCCGCGAGGCCGAGGAGGGAGACTGTGGACATATCTTGAGGCTGATTCGG GAACTGGCCGAGTACGAGAAACTCTCGGACCAGGTGAAGATCAGCGAAGAAG CCCTGAGAGCCGATGGCTTCGGAGAGAACCCTTCCTATCGCTGTTTAGTGGCGGAGGTTTTCTCGGCCCCCGGGGAGCCGCAGG GGCCCCGTATGGTGGGTTATGGGCTGTATTACTTCACCTACAGCACTTGGAAGGGGCGTAACGTTTACCTGGAGGACATCTACGTGACGCCGGAATATCGGG GTCAGGGGATTGGCTCAAAAATAATCCAGAAGGTGGCTCAG GTGGCCCTGGATCAGGGCTGTTCCCAGTTCCGCCTCGCAGTCCTGGACTGGAACCACAGGGCCATGGCCTTGTACAAGGCCCTAGGAGCCCAGGATATGACCGAAACTGAGGGCTGGCACGCCTTTCGGTTCGAGGGAGAGGCCATGAGGAAGTTGGCGGGAAAGTGA
- the SHBG gene encoding sex hormone-binding globulin isoform X3 has translation MECRGPLATSGWLSLLLLLLPPPGHQGRAPRHGLSTQRVQDPPAVHLSNGSGQGPITIMTFDFTKIRKSSSSFELRTWDPEGVIFYGDTNPKDDWFVLGLRDGRSEIQLHNQMAQLTVGAGPRLDDGRWHQVEVKILEDSLVLNVDGEEVLRLRQVSGPLASKPQPIVRIAVGGLLFPVSSLHLPLVPALDGCLRRGNWLDPQAQTSGSAPTSSLRSCTVQSQPGTFFPPGTRAEFNLQALSPQGDHFSSLPKTSPSLMQSPGPSLWTWDSSWQQALAPSLPLGPQKTLLSSASTSKIKRWCCPLGRGQSWSCPWSWDSVSG, from the exons ATGGAGTGCAGAGGCCCACTGGCCACATCTGGGTGGCTGTCGCTGCTTCTGTTGCTGCTACCACCTCCCGGCCACCAGGGACGGGCCCCGAGACATGGTCTCTCCACCCAG AGGGTCCAGGACCCCCCTGCCGTGCACCTCAGCAATGGCTCAGGACAAGGGCCTATCACCATCATGACTTTTGACTTCACCAAGATCAGGAA AAGCTCTTCCTCCTTTGAGCTTCGAACCTGGGATCCAGAGGGAGTGATTTTTTATGGTGATACCAACCCAAAGGATGACTGGTTTGTGCTAGGACTTCGAGACGGCAGGTCTGAGATCCAGCTACACAATCAGATGGCCCAGCTCACAGTGGGCGCCGGGCCCCGGCTGGACGATGGCAGATGGCACCAG gTGGAAGTGAAGATCCTTGAGGACTCACTGGTGCTGAATGTGGATGGGGAGGAAGTGTTGCGCCTGAGACAGGTCTCTGGGCCTCTGGCCAGCAAACCCCAGCCCATCGTCAGAATTGCGGTGGGGGGGCTCCTGTTCCCCGTCTCCAGCCTCCATTTGCCG CTGGTCCCTGCCCTGGATGGCTGCCTGCGCCGGGGTAACTGGCTGGACCCACAGGCCCAGACCTCGGGGTCAGCCCCTACTAGCAGCCTCAGGAGCTGTACCGTCCAGTCCCAGCCCGGGACCTTCTTCCCTCCCGGGACTCGTGCAGAATTCAATCTCCAAG CCTTGAGTCCTCAGGGGGATCACTTCTCCTCCCTGCCCAAGACATCCCCCAGCCTCATGCAGAGCCCTGGGCCTTCTCTCTGGACCTGGGACTCCAGCTGGCAGCAGGCTCTGGCCCCCTCCTTGCCCTTGGGACCCCAGAAAACCCTTCTCAGCTCAGCCTCCACCTCCAAGATCAA AAGGTGGTGCTGTCCTCTGGGTCGGGGCCAGAGCTGGAGCTGCCCCTGGTCTTGGGACTCCGTCTCCGGCTGA